Within the Burkholderia mayonis genome, the region AATTTCTCGATTTTTGGCGGCTCGGGCGCGCTGAACTTCCTGAGCCGCATTCATGCACTGCAAACGCAGGGCAAGGCGAGCGTCCTGTCGCGACCGAAGCTCGCGACGCTGAACGGCAACGAAGCCGTGTTGACGAATCAGCAGGTGTTCTACCCGCGCGTCAGCAGCGAGCGCGCCGCCCAGCTTTATCAGATTGACGTGGGGTTGCAGATGCGCGTCGTGCCGGCGGTCGTGCGCAAAAGCGACGGAGCGGCGGACATTCGACTGCAGGTGTTCATCGAAGACGGCATGCTCAGCAGCCGGCGCGTGGATGAATTGCCTGTCACGAGCCGCAGCACGATCACGACGCAAGCGATCGTGCGCGACGGCGAGAGCCTGTTGATTGGCGGATATGTTCGGAATGCAAACGATGGCCGCGAGGCGAAGGTTCCGCTGCTCGGCGACATTCCGTTGCTGGGCGCGTTGTTTCGTTTTCGCTCGACGCAGGTCGATCGTCAAGAGCGCTTGTTTTTGATTACGCCAAAACTGCTTGGGGCGAGCGATTCCGAGGATGCGCATCCGATAGCGGGCGCCAACGGCAGGGAACGCGCGCTGGCGGAACGCTTCTGCGCCGCGGCGAGCGTCGGGAAGAGCGGTGGCTTCGACGAACCGGAATGCCCGGCAGCGAAGCCGATCTCGTCGAAGCCCGCGGTCGAGCCGGGCGCGAGCGCCGCGGTCGTCCCGGATGCGTCGCGAGGAGATGCAAATTGAATGGCGCGTCCGACTTCGCGTGTCGCTTCGAGATTTTCGTCCTGACCGGGCTGCACGCGGGAGCGCGGCTTGTGCTCGACGGGCGCCGCCATACGGTGATCGGCCGTGATCTGGCATGCGACCTCACGCTGCGCGACACGAGTGTGGCGGACCGCCATTTGATGCTGGTCGAGCGCGACGGAAAGATTCGGGCGATGGGCCTCGATGGTGCGATCGAGGTGAACGGTCTGCCGGTGCCGGACGGCAAGGAACGTCTATTGCGCCGTGGGGAGCGGGTCAAGCTCGGCGACGTGTCGCTCGGCCTGGGCGAACCGGGAGCCGCGTGGGACGGAGCGCAAGCGGACGAGCCGAAGCTTGCGCGATCCCGGCTGTCGCGTTGGCGCGATCGAATCATGCATTGGATCGCGCAAGACGAAAAGCGTCGGCGCGCCGCGGCCGGATCGATCATCGTCCTGGCGGCGCTGTGTGCGTGTCTGCCGTTGATGGTCGTGCTGGCGCAATGGAAAAAGCGCAATGAGGTCGTCATGCCCGATACGGTGCAGATGGCGCAGCAGATCGGGCGGCGCCTGGCCAGCATGGACATGCGCGGACTTCAGGTTTTCGCCGATCCGACCAGGCACGTCGTCGTCATCGAAGGATATCTGCCTCGAGATGAAGACGTTCGACGCGCGGAAAAGGTCGCGATTTCGATGAAGGTGCGACCGACGCTACGTTTGCATTCGAACGAGCGAATCGAGCGACAGGCCCGGGATTATGTTCAGCGCAGCGTGCCGGAGGCGGTGGTGGAGGCGGGCGGGATGGGAGAGGTGCGCGTCGCGTCGCCTGCGGCGTTGCAGCCGCGCTTTCAGGCCTGGCTGCGCGACCAGATGTTGCGCGACATCACCGGTCTACGCGCGGTTACGTTTAGCGGTCCGGACTACAACCGGACCCAGGAGTTGCCGCCTCAGCCATTTTCGATTCTGTCGATCGGCACGACGCGCTTTTTGCTTGCGAAGGACGGCGAGCGACTGTTTCCCGGGGCGGAATTGCCGAAAGGTCTGGTGCTGGTGCGCATCGGTCAAGGATCGATTTTCGTCGAACGGCACGGGGCGGCCGACGACGGCATATGACCGGCTGCCGCCGACGATTAAGGACGACGTTTGCGGAAAGTCGGCACGAGCGGAGACGATGGATGAATCTGTTTGCGACGTTGATGGCGGGCAAGCCGTCGAAATTCGAAGCCGCGCTGGATCGGAGCGGTGGACTGGACGCGTTGATACGCCAACTGAAGGATGCGGAAGCGGCGATGCGAAAGCAATGGGAGCATCGTCCTGATTCGCAGGATCGAGCATCCGTCCTGCGCTACGCGGAAGCGATTTCGTGCGCTCGAGTGGAATTGGAGCGATTGAAGGCGTCCGAATAGCAGCGGGCGATGTGAAGTGATGAATCACGATTTTCAGATAGGAGATTTCATGATAAATCCCGTAAATGCGGGCATTCCGCTGCTGAAGCCGTCATCCCGCACCGAGCCGATCGGTGCGCCGGCGAATGCTCCCGTCGCGCCCTTCGCGACGCACGCCCAGACAGCGCACCGCGCGAGCACTGCCGAAACGCTGCAAAACGGCCTGAATGGACAGCGTTCGTCCCTAGCTTCGACGGCTCCGTCGCCGGAGCGCAGCGGCTCGAACGCCGCAGAGAAAAGCGGATTCAACTTCGGCGACATGCTGAAGAAGCTGACGGATTTGACCAAAGCGATCGGCGAACCGCTGTCCCAGATCTTCAAAGTGATTACCGACCTGATGAAAGGCGGGGTAAACATGGCGTCGTCGTTGGGTTCGCTCGCAATGAGCGCGATGTCGCCCGTGCTGGGCATGGTCAAATCGATCGTCAAATAACGCGATCTGACCTGTAGCGAACGATGCCGAATGGCGGCATCGAGATTTCTTTAAAGGAGAGTAGTTATGGCGTCTATTGGCGTGATTGCTAATGCGATGTATATCGTCCAAAAGAACGCAGCCGACCGGATGGAGCAGAAGGCTCAGTCGATGTCGGGGCAGACCGATCTCGATCAGAAGGATCTGAACGAGCTTCAGGTGCTGACCGAACTGTACAAGGCGACGAACCAGTCGACACAGGCGGTGATCTCGGCTGTGGGCGAAGGCATGTCGGTGGCCGCGCGCGCAACGAACCGATAAGCGAACGGCGGAAGCCCGTTCTGTCGACGGGCTTCCGTGCTCGGGCGTAAAGAGAGATTGCCGATGGACGACGCGAAGGTTATCGAGCAGATCAATCAGGTCGGCTATTTTCTGCGAAGAAAGAAGCGCTTCGACTCGGCTTTGCGAGTGTTTCAGGCCTT harbors:
- a CDS encoding FHA domain-containing protein; this translates as MNGASDFACRFEIFVLTGLHAGARLVLDGRRHTVIGRDLACDLTLRDTSVADRHLMLVERDGKIRAMGLDGAIEVNGLPVPDGKERLLRRGERVKLGDVSLGLGEPGAAWDGAQADEPKLARSRLSRWRDRIMHWIAQDEKRRRAAAGSIIVLAALCACLPLMVVLAQWKKRNEVVMPDTVQMAQQIGRRLASMDMRGLQVFADPTRHVVVIEGYLPRDEDVRRAEKVAISMKVRPTLRLHSNERIERQARDYVQRSVPEAVVEAGGMGEVRVASPAALQPRFQAWLRDQMLRDITGLRAVTFSGPDYNRTQELPPQPFSILSIGTTRFLLAKDGERLFPGAELPKGLVLVRIGQGSIFVERHGAADDGI